The Magnolia sinica isolate HGM2019 chromosome 10, MsV1, whole genome shotgun sequence genome includes a window with the following:
- the LOC131217455 gene encoding uncharacterized protein LOC131217455 produces MECKEFDKQENCLPVIFFSDDDLICDAEHNRPLMIEGHIRGKKSNYTVPLPYVERNKPFLVAPGRFQEKREKFQGLGAESSVNMVTTEQLSEEDLKIVEHPAMAPKQMEDRGQLTIDSLQEINLGTEEEPRNTFVSVGLSEQEFEKYVQLLKENKDVFAWTYAEMLVMPFGLKIARATYQRAMQNIIQDMKHKHVECYVDDLVVRSGDHQEHREHLASVFHRLRKKQLKMNPTKCAFGMSSGKFLGFVN; encoded by the exons ATGGAATGCAAAGAGTTCGATAAGCAAGAAAACTGCCTACCAGTCATTTTcttctccgatgatgatttgatctgcgaTGCAGAGCATAACAGACCATTAATGATAGAAGGTCATATCCGTGGGAAGAAG TCTAATTACACAGTGCCATTGCCgtatgttgaaagaaataagccatttttagTGGCTCCAGGAAGATTTCAG GAAAAGCGAGAAAAATTccaaggattgggggcagaatcaTCGGTGAACATGGTTACAACTGAGCAGTTATCGGAGGAGGATCTTAAAATAGTCGAACATCCTGCAATGGCTCCAAAGCAAATGGAAGACAGGGGGCAACTGACGATAGACAGTTTGCAAGAAATAAACCTGGGAACGGAAGAAGAGCCGAGGAACACATTCGTCAGCGTAGGTCTTTCTGAACAAGAATTTGAGAAATACGTCCagcttctcaaagaaaataaagacgtcttcgCTTGGACGTATGCGGAGATGCTAG ttatgccatttggtctcaagaTTGCTAGggcaacatatcaaagggcaatgcagaatatcaTCCAAGACATGAAGCATAAACATGTCGAGTGTTATGTCGATGATTTGGTGGTCaggtcaggagatcatcaggaGCATCGCGAACATTTGGCATCAGTTTTCCATCGGCTTAGAAAGAAACAGCTGAAGATGAATCCGACTAAATGCGCATTTGGGATGTCTTCAGGCAAATTTCTTGGTTTCGTCAACTGA
- the LOC131258215 gene encoding pentatricopeptide repeat-containing protein At2g22410, mitochondrial-like → MLRTKPCMQRLHPLLRDFYPSLPKTLSLPSLPIPDLLDDISDVRKLHQIHAHMIITGIIKDPFAASRLLSSPAHLEFNYARSIFAHVPHPNLFAWNTMIKKFTDNGPNCTGPLLSFYREMLQTGLRPSGHTFMYLIRALAAARSDVTEVEEIHACVLKSGFGYSQFVSSALIGLYVVVGIVDCGRQLFDEMPQPGLVLSTAMIRAYVCVSRPKEALELFQEMRMVGLIPDSVAVATTVSACSQLGDLGGAKKLHGFIIKSGIKVDAFVSCGLLNVYGDCGSLDLAHQMLDEMPQKSIVASNAMIHQYAEHGRLELAHKFFDKMLDRDVVSWNTIIGGFCHAGQCKEALALFHEMEISDVKPNRLTFSSVLSACASSGALDTGIWVHARIEKYEMGSDGSLDPGLIDMYSKCGSIEKALQVFEKRSPRRDLFSWTSIICGLAMHGHAKHALHLFSQMLDAGIQPDDVTLVGVLNACAHAGLLDQGCEHFHSMENVYNLEPKIEHYGCMVDLLGRMGRLREAHDLIIGMPMKPNVVIWGTLLSACRVHNNVELGEIVAERMFEVDPSDQWVHVMLSNMYAEACRWDGVMRMRKEMKEKGMRKMPGCSSIEVNGTVQEFLVGDDLHPQHSEIHCMLEKIEAQLKIM, encoded by the coding sequence ATGTTACGTACGAAGCCATGTATGCAACGGCTTCACCCCCTTCTACGTGATTTCTATCCATCTCTTCCCAAAACCCTAAGTCTACCCTCTCTCCCAATTCCTGATCTTCTCGACGACATCTCCGATGTCCGAAAACTCCATCAAATCCATGCTCACATGATCATCACCGGCATCATCAAAGACCCATTTGCCGCCAGTCGATTACTCTCCTCCCCGGCCCATCTAGAATTCAATTACGCCCGTTCGATCTTCGCCCACGTCCCCCATCCCAATCTCTTTGCATGGAATACCATGATCAAGAAATTCACAGACAATGGTCCCAATTGCACTGGCCCGCTTCTCTCATTCTACAGAGAAATGCTCCAGACTGGCCTCAGACCCAGTGGTCACACTTTCATGTACTTGATCAGGGCTCTTGCGGCGGCCCGATCAGATGTCACAGAAGTTGAAGAAATCCATGCATGCGTTCTGAAATCGGGGTTCGGATATAGTCAATTCGTTTCAAGTGCGCTTATAGGATTGTATGTTGTTGTGGGGATTGTTGACTGCGGGCGACaattgttcgatgaaatgcctcaaCCAGGGCTGGTTTTGTCGACAGCTATGATCCGTGCCTACGTCTGCGTGAGTCGACCAAAAGAAGCGTTAGAACTCTTTCAGGAGATGAGAATGGTTGGATTGATTCCTGACTCAGTTGCAGTTGCAACCACTGTTTCTGCCTGCAGCCAATTGGGGGACTTGGGTGGGGCAAAGAAGTTGCATGGGTTTATCATCAAGAGTGGGATTAAGGTTGATGCATTTGTAAGCTGTGGGTTGTTGAATGTGTATGGTGATTGCGGAAGTCTGGATCTTGCGCATCAGATGCTCGATGAAATGCCTCAGAAGAGCATCGTCGCTTCAAATGCCATGATTCATCAGTATGCAGAACATGGCAGATTGGAGCTTGCGCATAAGTTTTTTGACAAGATGCTCGATAGAGATGTTGTGTCATGGAACACGATAATTGGTGGTTTTTGCCATGCAGGTCAATGCAAGGAGGCCTTGGCATTGTTCCATGAGATGGAAATATCTGATGTGAAACCAAACAGGTTGACATTCTCAAGTGTGCTTTCTGCTTGTGCCAGCTCAGGTGCTTTGGACACCGGTATATGGGTTCATGCTCGTATAGAAAAGTATGAAATGGGCTCGGACGGGTCACTTGATCCTGGCCTGATTGACATGTATTCCAAGTGTGGAAGTATAGAGAAAGCGCTTCAAGTTTTTGAGAAGAGATCTCCGAGGAGGGATCTCTTCTCATGGACGTCGATCATTTGTGGGCTTGCAATGCATGGACATGCCAAACATGCCCTACATCTCTTCTCTCAGATGCTAGACGCAGGAATCCAACCTgatgatgttacattggtaggaGTCCTAAATGCATGTGCCCATGCAGGATTATTGGATCAAGGATGCGAGCACTTCCATTCGATGGAAAACGTATATAATCTCGAACCTAAGATTGAACACTATGGATGTATGGTTGATCTACTCGGTCGCATGGGGCGTCTAAGAGAGGCCCACGATCTCATCATTGGAATGCCCATGAAGCCCAACGTGGTCATATGGGGGACATTGCTTAGTGCGTGCAGGGttcacaacaatgtggagctaGGTGAGATTGTGGCTGAGAGAATGTTTGAAGTGGACCCATCTGATCAATGGGTCCATGTGATGTTGTCGAACATGTATGCAGAAGCTTGCAGGTGGGATGGGGTAATGAGGATGCGGAAAGAGATGAAAGAAAAGGGCATGAGAAAAATGCCCGGGTGCAGCTCTATAGAGGTGAACGGAACTGTGCAAGAATTTCTTGTTGGGGATGATTTGCACCCACAACATTCTGAAATTCATTGTATGTTAGAGAAAATTGAGGCACAGTTGAAGATAATGTGA